Sequence from the Chloroflexota bacterium genome:
TCACACCGAGCGAACGCGCACAGCGCGCACAACGCGCGGGCGAACTCGGCATCAAGTTTCCCCCACTGCCCGGACCCAACGACATCGCGCAAGAATTGCAAGAGGCGACGATCATGCGCGCGATCTCTAGTCGCCGGCAATTATTCGAAACGCTCGTGGATCATTGGTCGAATCACTTTTCGATGTTCATCGGCAAAAATGGCGTTCGCTGGACGAAAACCGCAGACGACCGCGACGTGATTCGGAAATACGCGCTCGGTAATTTTCGGGATCTGTTGCTTGCGAGCGCGCAGAGTCCGGCGATGCTCGAATATCTCGACAACAATCTCAACGTCAAGGGTGTGCCGAACGAAAACTATGCGCGCGAAATCATGGAATTGCACTCGCTCGGTGTAGACGGCGGCTATACGCAAAAAGATGTGCAAGAGTTGGCGCGCGCCTTGACCGGATGGACAACGCGTGATCCGCGCCGCGTCGCCGTCGGAATGATGATGCAAAACGAGGTCGGCAAATTCGAATTCAACGCGAACCAACACGACCAAGGCGCAAAGACGATTCTCGGCGTCACACTCCCGGCGAACGGCGGCATCAACGATGGACTCAGGATGATTGACGCGCTCGCCAATCATCCCTCGACCGCGCGCTTTGTGACGCGTCGTCTAATCACGCGCTACGTCGCCGACACGCCGCCGCCCGAGTTGTGGAACCGCGCGGCGAGTACGTTCACGCAAACAAAAGGCGATCTACGCGCGGTGTTGAGTGTGATTCTGCATTCGGACGAGTTCAAGAATTCCTTCGCGCAAAAAATCAAGCGACCGTTTGAAGTTGTCGCTTCGATGGCGCGCGCAGTAGATTTGAAATTGGATGACGCGCGCGCGGTCAACCTGGGTCTGCGCGCGATGGGGCAAGGATTATTCATGCTCGTCACACCCGACGGCTATCCCGATACCGGGACCGCGTGGATCAACACGAGCGCACTGCTCGCGCGATGGAACCTGGCATTGACCGTCGCGTACAATCGCGTGCCGCAAGGCAAGGTGGATTTGCCCGGCATGATGAAGAGCGCAAACGTTCGCACTGCCGGCGAAGCGGTGGATTTTTGGATCAATGCGATCTTGCATCGCACGATTCCGGACAAGGATCGCGCCAAAATCATCAACATCCTCGCCGCGAACGCGAACGCGAATTTCGACGTATCGCGTCTACCTGATCTCGTCGCGCTGATTCTCGCCTCGCCGCATTTTCAATACCGCTGATAGCAAATAGCGAATAGCGAATGGCGAATGATAACAATCATCTGCCATCGGCTATCCGCCATCCGCCATCTGCCAATCTGGAGGATTCTCAAATGAACGATATAACTTCTCGCCGCGAATGGTTGCAACGTACAGGGATGATCGCGCTAGGTGTCGCCGCATTTCCCGCGTGGATGCCACGGCTCGCGCTCGCGCCGCAGGGCGCGCCGACGCGCGGCGATGTGCTCGTCTGCGTGTTCATGCGCGGCGCGGCGGATTGCCTCAACCTCGTCGCGCCGCACGGCGACAAGGATTACTACGCCGCGCGCGCGACACTCGCTATCGCGCAACCGAAAGCATCACAAAATCAAACCGCGATAGACCTGGACGGATTTTTCGGTTTGCATCCGGCGCTGCGTCCGTTCAAAGCGATTTACGATGCGCGCGATCTTGCGATCATTCACGCGGTCGGCTCGCCCGATCCAACGCACTCGCATTTCGACGCGATGGACTACATGGAACGCGGCACGCCCGGCGAAAAACAAATGACGACCGGCTGGATCGGGCGGCATCTGCAAATGATGGCGACCTCGAATCAATCGCCGTTCCGCGCGATTGGCATGGGAGCGCTGTTGCAACAATCGCTGCGCGGCACCGTGCCGGCGACCGCGCTGCAAAGCATCGCGGACTTTCATCTGCAAGGCGATCAACGCCGCGTGCAACAAATGCAAACCGCGCTCGCGTCGTTGTACGAAGGCGATGGATTCATCGAAACGAACGGACAACAAACGTTGCAGGCGATGCGCGACCTTGCCAAGATCACATCGTCCAAGTACACGCCCGCCGGTGGCGCGAAATACCCGGACACTGCGTTCGGTAAATCGTTGATGGCAATCGCGCAGTTGATCAAAGCCGGCATCGGCGTCGAAGTGGCGTGCGCCGACTTGGGTGGCTGGGACACGCACGTGCAACAAGGCAACGCGACCGGGCAACAGGCGCAACTCGCGGAAGAATTATCGCAAAGCATCGCGGCGTTCTACACCGACATGCGCGATCAGATGAAACAGATCACGCTCGTCACGATGACCGAGTTCGGTCGCCGCGTGCAGGAGAATTCGAATCGCGGCACCGATCACGGACATGGCAGCGCGATGTTCGTGCTGGGCGGCAACATCAACGGCGGCAAGGTGTACGGCGAGTGGCTCGGCTTGGGCAAAGACAAACTGTACGGTCCCGGCGACCTCGCGGTGACGACGGATTTTCGCGACGTGCTCGGTGAAATCGTCCAGAAACGTTTGGCAAACTCGAATCTTGCCGGCGTGTTTCCAAATTACCCGACGTTCAAGTTTCGCGGGATCGCGAAGGAACAAACCGCGATGCAGACCGCGCCCAGTTACGCGATTGAATTGCCGTTTAACATTCGGATTCCGCTGCCGGCGTAGCCGACCGCCGGACGATGACCGCAGACCGCCGTAAAAAAACACCCGTGTTTCCAAATTGGAAACGCGGGTGTTTGTATGTTCTTTTTATCCGCGAATCACGCGAATGTTCGCTAATTATTTTTTCGCGTAGTTTGCGGATGAAATTTTTACACAATGAACGCACCGGGATTGCACAATCCACGCGGGTCCCATTTGTTTTTGAGCGCGCGCATCACATCAAGCAAATCTGGTTGATGTCCCCACACATCGTTCGATGCGCCGCTCAACACAACCGCGTATCCACCAACCGCGCGAGCGGCTTGGCGCAATCCTGCGAGCGACGCGTTGTGCGCGTAGATCAAACCGTTGCCAAAATCCACCATCGCGCGCGTGGCATCAAGTTTCGCGACGACGCTCGCGAGGTCTTTCGCCGGCACACCCGCGCGCACGAGCGTACCTTCGCGCGACGACGCGTTGATCCAGTTGCCCCACAAATCCGTACCCGACAACGACTCGTCCTGGGTCGCGGTGAATCCCTCCGCCGCGATCACTTGACGCGCTTCATCAAGTTCCGCGTCCACATCTTCCGGCAAACCTTCGGCAGTATAGACCATCGCGTACGGCGAAGATGTCCCAGGCACATCACATCCTTTGCACAGCAACAGCGACGACGCGACCAGACACACGCGCAGTAAACGCATTCCCAGTTTCGTCCCACGATTCAAATCGTCTACCGGCACAACAAGCGTTTTCCGCGCGCGGGGGAACGGCATCAACTTGAATGTCACCTCGGTCATCACACCGAGCGTGCCGTGCGCGCCGATGAACAATTTCACCAGATCGTACCCCGCGACATTCTTGACGACCGGCTTGCCCGCGTGAATGATGCGCCCATCGGGCAACACATTCGTGACCGTCAAGATCAAATCGCGGAGCGCGCCGTACCGCATTCGCAATGGCGCGTTGT
This genomic interval carries:
- a CDS encoding DUF1800 domain-containing protein gives rise to the protein MEMTRREFIKDMSFAAALVGLPAWATQMDENPLDAMLTRAPADYPWTFIPAHELGTGNPIITPLNRIAFGPRPGDFERVQSIGIDAYIEEQLSPDTLDDSPLQQWLDQAYPTLKMSTAELAEKYQQPQPITPSERAQRAQRAGELGIKFPPLPGPNDIAQELQEATIMRAISSRRQLFETLVDHWSNHFSMFIGKNGVRWTKTADDRDVIRKYALGNFRDLLLASAQSPAMLEYLDNNLNVKGVPNENYAREIMELHSLGVDGGYTQKDVQELARALTGWTTRDPRRVAVGMMMQNEVGKFEFNANQHDQGAKTILGVTLPANGGINDGLRMIDALANHPSTARFVTRRLITRYVADTPPPELWNRAASTFTQTKGDLRAVLSVILHSDEFKNSFAQKIKRPFEVVASMARAVDLKLDDARAVNLGLRAMGQGLFMLVTPDGYPDTGTAWINTSALLARWNLALTVAYNRVPQGKVDLPGMMKSANVRTAGEAVDFWINAILHRTIPDKDRAKIINILAANANANFDVSRLPDLVALILASPHFQYR
- a CDS encoding DUF1501 domain-containing protein — its product is MTSRREWLQRTGMIALGVAAFPAWMPRLALAPQGAPTRGDVLVCVFMRGAADCLNLVAPHGDKDYYAARATLAIAQPKASQNQTAIDLDGFFGLHPALRPFKAIYDARDLAIIHAVGSPDPTHSHFDAMDYMERGTPGEKQMTTGWIGRHLQMMATSNQSPFRAIGMGALLQQSLRGTVPATALQSIADFHLQGDQRRVQQMQTALASLYEGDGFIETNGQQTLQAMRDLAKITSSKYTPAGGAKYPDTAFGKSLMAIAQLIKAGIGVEVACADLGGWDTHVQQGNATGQQAQLAEELSQSIAAFYTDMRDQMKQITLVTMTEFGRRVQENSNRGTDHGHGSAMFVLGGNINGGKVYGEWLGLGKDKLYGPGDLAVTTDFRDVLGEIVQKRLANSNLAGVFPNYPTFKFRGIAKEQTAMQTAPSYAIELPFNIRIPLPA